One Orrella dioscoreae genomic window carries:
- a CDS encoding acyl-CoA dehydrogenase family protein: MTLFDRSLLALPFYDDAHRELALALEDWVARHASAVRELASASVQERGRRYARLLGESGWLAYAVDAPEGSPRPDLRSVCLIREALAYLDDLLDFSFAIQGLAAAPIAWFGSPDQRERLLPALRDGSRIGSLALSEPETGSNLAALAVLAHARDGGYAVDGLKTWVSNGTIADFHCALLRTGEGPGGLGLSFLLVPADAAGLKPEAIDLLAPRDFASLSFQQVSLPATARIGEGGMGFKYAMEILNFYRVTVGAAAVGFCRRAAHAAVPWAQKRDVAGAKLIKTQFTMDKLAGLATYLDAASLLVARSAWEFDTGVKDVAAHAAMAKLYATDGAGAAADDVVQLFGAAGLIAGSVPEQVYRQVRALRIYEGTSEIQKMIIAGAVSRPLAAGGWA; the protein is encoded by the coding sequence ATGACACTCTTTGACCGTTCCCTGCTGGCCTTGCCTTTCTATGATGACGCGCACCGCGAGCTGGCCCTGGCGCTGGAGGATTGGGTGGCGCGCCATGCGTCGGCGGTGCGCGAGCTGGCGAGCGCGAGCGTGCAGGAGCGGGGTCGCCGCTATGCGCGCCTGTTGGGCGAATCCGGCTGGCTGGCATACGCCGTGGATGCGCCGGAGGGCAGTCCGCGGCCGGACCTGCGCTCGGTCTGCCTGATCCGTGAGGCGCTGGCCTACCTGGATGACCTGCTGGATTTCTCGTTCGCGATCCAGGGCCTGGCCGCGGCGCCCATCGCCTGGTTCGGCTCCCCGGATCAACGCGAGCGCCTGTTGCCCGCGCTGCGCGACGGCAGCCGTATCGGTTCGCTGGCGTTGTCGGAACCCGAGACCGGTTCCAATCTGGCCGCGCTGGCCGTGCTGGCGCACGCGCGCGACGGCGGCTATGCGGTCGATGGCCTGAAGACCTGGGTGTCCAACGGCACGATCGCCGATTTCCACTGTGCGCTGCTGCGCACTGGCGAAGGACCGGGCGGGCTTGGCCTGAGCTTCCTGCTCGTGCCCGCCGACGCGGCCGGACTCAAGCCCGAGGCCATCGACCTGCTGGCGCCGCGGGATTTCGCCAGCCTGTCGTTCCAGCAGGTCTCCCTGCCCGCCACGGCGCGCATCGGCGAAGGGGGGATGGGATTCAAGTATGCGATGGAGATCCTGAATTTCTACCGGGTCACCGTGGGGGCGGCCGCCGTCGGCTTCTGCCGGCGTGCCGCGCACGCCGCCGTGCCCTGGGCGCAGAAGCGCGACGTGGCGGGCGCCAAGCTCATCAAGACGCAGTTCACGATGGACAAGCTGGCCGGCCTGGCCACCTATCTGGATGCGGCCTCGCTGCTGGTGGCGCGTTCGGCCTGGGAGTTCGATACCGGCGTGAAGGACGTGGCGGCCCATGCGGCGATGGCGAAGCTGTATGCCACCGACGGCGCGGGCGCCGCGGCGGACGATGTCGTGCAGCTCTTCGGCGCGGCGGGCCTGATCGCCGGTTCCGTGCCCGAGCAGGTCTACCGGCAGGTGCGCGCCCTGCGCATCTACGAGGGCACGTCCGAGATCCAGAAGATGATCATCGCGGGCGCCGTCTCGCGCCCGCTCGCCGCCGGCGGCTGGGCGTGA
- a CDS encoding OsmC family protein: MATFTAEVEWSSAEGTIPGAPYSRAHTWRFDGGLAVPASASPHAVPVPESDPAAVDPEEALVAAASSCHMLWFLAIAATQGWTVLRYRDRAQGELGRFPDGGEGMVAIALRPEIVFADPQPSAEECDALHAQAHHRCYIANSLRARLTWRA, from the coding sequence ATGGCGACCTTCACGGCGGAGGTGGAGTGGTCTTCGGCCGAGGGCACGATCCCGGGCGCACCGTATTCGCGCGCGCACACCTGGCGCTTCGATGGCGGGCTGGCCGTGCCGGCCTCGGCCTCGCCGCATGCCGTCCCGGTGCCCGAATCCGATCCCGCCGCGGTGGATCCCGAGGAAGCGCTCGTCGCGGCGGCATCCAGCTGCCATATGTTGTGGTTCCTGGCCATCGCGGCCACGCAAGGCTGGACGGTGTTGCGTTACCGCGATCGCGCGCAAGGCGAGCTGGGCAGGTTCCCCGACGGAGGGGAAGGCATGGTGGCGATCGCCTTGCGGCCCGAGATCGTGTTCGCGGACCCGCAGCCCAGCGCCGAGGAATGCGATGCGCTGCACGCGCAGGCGCATCACCGTTGCTACATCGCGAACTCGCTGCGGGCCAGGCTCACCTGGCGCGCCTGA
- a CDS encoding ferredoxin--NADP reductase has protein sequence MSAFSEETVLHVHHWNDSLFSIRTTRPASLRFVSGQFVMIGLQVDGRPLLRAYSIASATYDEHLEFFSIKVQDGPLTSRLQHLKEGDTLLVGRKTVGTLLVDDLKAGKHLYLFGSGTGLAPFLSVVQDPLVYERFDRVVIAHSVRRTSELAYADFLASSLREHELVGEAARDKLIYYPTVTREPFRNQGRLTELIHTGKLFDDLGLPPLHPDQDRAMICGSPSLLDDLSRQLDGHGLQVSAHQGAPGDYVIERAFVEK, from the coding sequence ATGTCAGCCTTTTCCGAAGAGACCGTCCTGCACGTGCATCACTGGAACGACAGCCTGTTCAGCATCCGGACCACGCGGCCGGCAAGCCTGCGCTTCGTGAGCGGGCAATTCGTCATGATCGGCCTGCAGGTGGACGGACGGCCGCTGCTGCGCGCCTACAGCATCGCCAGCGCAACCTACGACGAGCACCTGGAATTCTTCAGCATCAAGGTCCAGGACGGTCCGCTCACCTCGCGGCTGCAGCACCTGAAGGAAGGCGACACGCTGCTGGTGGGCAGGAAGACCGTCGGCACGCTGCTCGTGGACGACCTGAAGGCAGGCAAGCACCTGTACCTCTTCGGCAGCGGCACGGGCCTGGCGCCCTTCCTCAGCGTGGTGCAGGACCCGCTCGTCTATGAACGCTTCGATCGGGTGGTGATCGCCCACAGCGTGCGGCGTACCAGCGAACTCGCCTACGCCGACTTCCTCGCCAGCTCGCTGCGCGAGCACGAACTGGTGGGGGAAGCCGCGCGCGACAAGCTGATCTACTACCCCACGGTCACGCGCGAACCCTTCCGCAACCAGGGCAGGCTGACCGAGCTGATCCACACCGGCAAGCTCTTCGACGACCTCGGCCTCCCGCCCCTGCATCCTGACCAGGATCGCGCGATGATCTGCGGCAGCCCGTCGCTGCTGGACGACCTGAGCCGGCAGCTCGATGGCCACGGCCTGCAGGTGTCGGCCCACCAGGGCGCGCCGGGCGACTACGTGATCGAACGGGCCTTCGTCGAGAAATGA
- the purU gene encoding formyltetrahydrofolate deformylase has product MKLPLPSTLMPAGNAPEALLSERQRAAICQPARNREFVLRLSCRDGKGLVFAVSSALYDAGCNILDSQQFGDVAAQDGTGLFFMRIHFDAPIEIAHTAALEHTLAPVVARYGMQAQFHDRESESRVLILVSKEGHCLNDLLYRTMSGSMPMRIVGVASNHLDCRNIAQSYGLPFHHFPIAAGADEAARDAQQARILALAESEAVNLVVLARYMQILGPALCEALKGRAINIHHSFLPSFKGARPYAQAHRRGVKLIGATAHYVTEDLDEGPIIEQDVERIDHSLAPSELALIGRDVECKVLARAVKWHCEHRVLLNGARTVVFR; this is encoded by the coding sequence ATGAAACTCCCCCTGCCCAGCACCCTCATGCCAGCAGGCAATGCGCCCGAGGCCCTGCTCAGCGAACGCCAGCGCGCCGCCATCTGCCAGCCTGCCCGCAACCGCGAATTCGTCCTGCGGCTGTCGTGCCGCGACGGCAAGGGGCTGGTCTTCGCGGTCTCCAGCGCGCTCTACGACGCCGGCTGCAATATCCTGGACTCCCAGCAGTTCGGCGACGTGGCCGCGCAGGATGGCACGGGGCTCTTCTTCATGCGCATCCATTTCGACGCGCCCATCGAGATTGCCCACACCGCCGCGCTCGAACACACGCTCGCGCCCGTGGTGGCGCGCTACGGCATGCAGGCGCAATTCCATGACCGCGAAAGCGAATCCCGCGTGCTGATCCTGGTGAGCAAGGAAGGGCACTGCCTGAACGACCTGTTGTATCGCACGATGTCGGGCAGCATGCCGATGCGCATCGTCGGCGTGGCGTCGAACCACCTGGACTGCCGCAACATCGCGCAAAGCTACGGCCTGCCCTTCCATCACTTCCCGATAGCGGCCGGCGCCGACGAAGCCGCCCGCGACGCCCAGCAGGCGCGCATCCTGGCGCTGGCCGAAAGCGAGGCCGTGAACCTCGTCGTGCTGGCCCGCTACATGCAGATCCTGGGGCCGGCGCTGTGCGAGGCGCTCAAGGGCCGCGCCATCAACATCCACCACAGTTTCCTGCCCAGCTTCAAGGGCGCACGCCCCTACGCGCAGGCCCATCGGCGCGGCGTGAAGCTGATCGGCGCCACCGCGCACTATGTGACCGAGGACCTGGACGAAGGTCCGATCATCGAACAGGACGTCGAGCGCATCGACCACAGCCTGGCGCCATCGGAACTTGCCCTGATCGGGCGGGACGTCGAATGCAAGGTGCTGGCGCGCGCCGTGAAATGGCATTGCGAGCACCGGGTGCTGCTCAATGGCGCCAGGACGGTGGTGTTCCGCTGA